A part of Mesoplodon densirostris isolate mMesDen1 chromosome 10, mMesDen1 primary haplotype, whole genome shotgun sequence genomic DNA contains:
- the HSD17B8 gene encoding (3R)-3-hydroxyacyl-CoA dehydrogenase isoform X2: MASQLRLRFALALVTGAGSGIGRAVGVRLAAEGATVAACDLDGPAARETVRLLGGPGSEEGAPRGAHAAFQADVSEAGAVRHLLDQVQVKKRDDVAPFKALTLPPVPSALQGVLGIFLVTQAAAQALVSSGCPGSIINISSIVGKVGNVGQTNYAASKAGVVGLTQTAARELGRHGIRCNSVLPGFIKTPMTQKVPQKVLDKVTGRIPMGHMGDPEDVADVVAFLASEDSGYITGASVEVTGGLFM; encoded by the exons ATGGCGTCTCAGCTCCGGCTTCGCTTCGCGCTGGCCCTGGTCACag GTGCTGGTAGCGGCATCGGCCGAGCAGTAGGTGTGCGCCTGGCCGCTGAGGGGGCCACTGTGGCCGCTTGCGACCTGGACGGGCCAGCGGCACGGGAGACGGTGCGGCTGCTGGGAGGGCCGGGGAGCGAAGAGGGGGCACCCCGCGGGGCCCACGCAGCCTTCCAGGCTGACGTGTCCGAGGCCGGGGCCGTCAGGCACCTGCTGGATCAAGTGCAGGTGAAAAAGCGAGACGACGTCGCCCCCTTTAAAGCCCTAACGTTGCCTCCAGTGCCCTCGGCTCTACAAGGTGTTTTG ggcatCTTTCTAGTCACTCAGGCTGCAGCCCAAGCCCTGGTGTCCAGTGGCTGTCCTGGCTCCATCATCAACATCAGTAGCATCGTAGGGAAG GTGGGGAACGTGGGACAGACAAACTACGCAGCATCCAAGGCTGGAGTGGTTGGACTGACCCAGACTGCAGCCCGGGAGCTTGGACG ACATGGGATCCGCTGTAACTCTGTCCTCCCAGGGTTCATTAAAACACCCATGACACAGAAAGTGCCACAGAAAGTACTGGACAAG GTGACTGGAAGGATCCCGATGGGACATATGGGGGACCCTGAGG ATGTGGCAGATGTGGTCGCGTTCTTGGCATCTGAAGACAGTGGATACATCACAGGGGCGTCAGTGGAAGTCACTG GAGGTCTTTTCATGTAA
- the HSD17B8 gene encoding (3R)-3-hydroxyacyl-CoA dehydrogenase isoform X1 — protein MASQLRLRFALALVTGAGSGIGRAVGVRLAAEGATVAACDLDGPAARETVRLLGGPGSEEGAPRGAHAAFQADVSEAGAVRHLLDQVQACFSRPPSVVVSCAGITRDEFLLHMSEDDWDKVIAVNLKGIFLVTQAAAQALVSSGCPGSIINISSIVGKVGNVGQTNYAASKAGVVGLTQTAARELGRHGIRCNSVLPGFIKTPMTQKVPQKVLDKVTGRIPMGHMGDPEDVADVVAFLASEDSGYITGASVEVTGGLFM, from the exons ATGGCGTCTCAGCTCCGGCTTCGCTTCGCGCTGGCCCTGGTCACag GTGCTGGTAGCGGCATCGGCCGAGCAGTAGGTGTGCGCCTGGCCGCTGAGGGGGCCACTGTGGCCGCTTGCGACCTGGACGGGCCAGCGGCACGGGAGACGGTGCGGCTGCTGGGAGGGCCGGGGAGCGAAGAGGGGGCACCCCGCGGGGCCCACGCAGCCTTCCAGGCTGACGTGTCCGAGGCCGGGGCCGTCAGGCACCTGCTGGATCAAGTGCAG GCCTGCTTTTCTCGCCCGCCATCTGTCGTTGTGTCCTGTGCGGGCATCACCAGGGATGAGTTTCTGCTCCACATGTCTGAGGATGACTGGGACAAAGTCATAGCTGTCAACCTCAAG ggcatCTTTCTAGTCACTCAGGCTGCAGCCCAAGCCCTGGTGTCCAGTGGCTGTCCTGGCTCCATCATCAACATCAGTAGCATCGTAGGGAAG GTGGGGAACGTGGGACAGACAAACTACGCAGCATCCAAGGCTGGAGTGGTTGGACTGACCCAGACTGCAGCCCGGGAGCTTGGACG ACATGGGATCCGCTGTAACTCTGTCCTCCCAGGGTTCATTAAAACACCCATGACACAGAAAGTGCCACAGAAAGTACTGGACAAG GTGACTGGAAGGATCCCGATGGGACATATGGGGGACCCTGAGG ATGTGGCAGATGTGGTCGCGTTCTTGGCATCTGAAGACAGTGGATACATCACAGGGGCGTCAGTGGAAGTCACTG GAGGTCTTTTCATGTAA
- the HSD17B8 gene encoding (3R)-3-hydroxyacyl-CoA dehydrogenase isoform X3, which produces MASQLRLRFALALVTGAGSGIGRAVGVRLAAEGATVAACDLDGPAARETVRLLGGPGSEEGAPRGAHAAFQADVSEAGAVRHLLDQVQACFSRPPSVVVSCAGITRDEFLLHMSEDDWDKVIAVNLKVGNVGQTNYAASKAGVVGLTQTAARELGRHGIRCNSVLPGFIKTPMTQKVPQKVLDKVTGRIPMGHMGDPEDVADVVAFLASEDSGYITGASVEVTGGLFM; this is translated from the exons ATGGCGTCTCAGCTCCGGCTTCGCTTCGCGCTGGCCCTGGTCACag GTGCTGGTAGCGGCATCGGCCGAGCAGTAGGTGTGCGCCTGGCCGCTGAGGGGGCCACTGTGGCCGCTTGCGACCTGGACGGGCCAGCGGCACGGGAGACGGTGCGGCTGCTGGGAGGGCCGGGGAGCGAAGAGGGGGCACCCCGCGGGGCCCACGCAGCCTTCCAGGCTGACGTGTCCGAGGCCGGGGCCGTCAGGCACCTGCTGGATCAAGTGCAG GCCTGCTTTTCTCGCCCGCCATCTGTCGTTGTGTCCTGTGCGGGCATCACCAGGGATGAGTTTCTGCTCCACATGTCTGAGGATGACTGGGACAAAGTCATAGCTGTCAACCTCAAG GTGGGGAACGTGGGACAGACAAACTACGCAGCATCCAAGGCTGGAGTGGTTGGACTGACCCAGACTGCAGCCCGGGAGCTTGGACG ACATGGGATCCGCTGTAACTCTGTCCTCCCAGGGTTCATTAAAACACCCATGACACAGAAAGTGCCACAGAAAGTACTGGACAAG GTGACTGGAAGGATCCCGATGGGACATATGGGGGACCCTGAGG ATGTGGCAGATGTGGTCGCGTTCTTGGCATCTGAAGACAGTGGATACATCACAGGGGCGTCAGTGGAAGTCACTG GAGGTCTTTTCATGTAA
- the HSD17B8 gene encoding (3R)-3-hydroxyacyl-CoA dehydrogenase isoform X4, translated as MASQLRLRFALALVTGAGSGIGRAVGVRLAAEGATVAACDLDGPAARETVRLLGGPGSEEGAPRGAHAAFQADVSEAGAVRHLLDQVQVKKRDDVAPFKALTLPPVPSALQGVLVGNVGQTNYAASKAGVVGLTQTAARELGRHGIRCNSVLPGFIKTPMTQKVPQKVLDKVTGRIPMGHMGDPEDVADVVAFLASEDSGYITGASVEVTGGLFM; from the exons ATGGCGTCTCAGCTCCGGCTTCGCTTCGCGCTGGCCCTGGTCACag GTGCTGGTAGCGGCATCGGCCGAGCAGTAGGTGTGCGCCTGGCCGCTGAGGGGGCCACTGTGGCCGCTTGCGACCTGGACGGGCCAGCGGCACGGGAGACGGTGCGGCTGCTGGGAGGGCCGGGGAGCGAAGAGGGGGCACCCCGCGGGGCCCACGCAGCCTTCCAGGCTGACGTGTCCGAGGCCGGGGCCGTCAGGCACCTGCTGGATCAAGTGCAGGTGAAAAAGCGAGACGACGTCGCCCCCTTTAAAGCCCTAACGTTGCCTCCAGTGCCCTCGGCTCTACAAGGTGTTTTG GTGGGGAACGTGGGACAGACAAACTACGCAGCATCCAAGGCTGGAGTGGTTGGACTGACCCAGACTGCAGCCCGGGAGCTTGGACG ACATGGGATCCGCTGTAACTCTGTCCTCCCAGGGTTCATTAAAACACCCATGACACAGAAAGTGCCACAGAAAGTACTGGACAAG GTGACTGGAAGGATCCCGATGGGACATATGGGGGACCCTGAGG ATGTGGCAGATGTGGTCGCGTTCTTGGCATCTGAAGACAGTGGATACATCACAGGGGCGTCAGTGGAAGTCACTG GAGGTCTTTTCATGTAA
- the SLC39A7 gene encoding zinc transporter SLC39A7: MARGLGAPHWVAVGLLTWAALGLLVAGHGGHGDLYEDLHEDFQGHSHSHEDFHHGHSHAPGHTHESIWHGHTHGHDHGHSHEDLHHGHSHGHSHESVYHRGHGHDHEHSHAIYEESGAPGIKQDLDTVTLWAYALGATVLISAAPFFVLFLIPVESNSPRHRSLLQILLSFASGGLLGDAFLHLIPHALEPHSHHPLEQPGHGHSHSGQGPILSVGLWVLSGIVAFLVVEKFVRHVKGGHGHGHGHAHGHTHGRQGRPSKEKQSSEEEEKEAGGSRKSRGGSTRPKDRPVKPQNSEEEKAGSDLRVSGYLNLAADLAHNFTDGLAIGASFRGGRGLGILTTMTVLLHEVPHEVGDFAILVQSGCSKKQAMRLQLLTAIGALAGTACALLTEGGAVGSEVAGGTGPGWVLPFTAGGFIYVATVSVLPELLREASPLQSLLEVLGLLGGVVMMVLIAHLE; the protein is encoded by the exons ATGGCCAGAGGCCTGGGGGCCCCCCACTGGGTGGCCGTGGGACtgctgacctgggcggccttgGGACTGCTAGTGGCCGGACACGGGGGTCATGGCGACCTGTACGAAGACCTGCACGAGGACTTCCAGGGCCACAGCCACTCACATGAGGATTTCCACCATGGACACAGCCATGCCCCTGGCCACACTCATGAGAGCATCTGGCATGGGCATACCCACGGTCACGACCATGGACATTCGCATGAGGATTTGCACCATGGCCATAGTCATGGCCACTCTCATGAGAGCGTCTACCACCGAGGACATGGACATGATCATGAGCACAGCCATGCAATCTATGAGGAGTCTGGGGCTCCAGGCATCAAACAGGACCTGGACACTGTCACTCTCTGGGCCTAT GCACTGGGGGCCACAGTGCTGATCtctgcagctccatttttcgtccTCTTCCTTATCCCCGTGGAGTCAAACTCCCCTCGGCACCGCTCTCTGCTCCAGATCTTGCTGAGTTTTGCTTCGGGTGGGCTCTTGGGAGATGCCTTCCTGCACCTCATCCCTCATGCTCTGG AACCTCATTCTCACCACCCTCTGGAGCAGCCTGGACATGGACATTCCCACAGTG GCCAGGGCCCCATTCTGTCTGTGGGACTGTGGGTCCTCAGTGGAATTGTCGCCTTTCTCGTGGTGGAAAAATTTGTGAGACATGTGAAAGGAGGACATGGACACGGACATGGACACGCTCACGGTCACACACATGGAAGACAGG GGCGTCCTTCAAAGGAGAAACAGAgctcagaggaagaagaaaaggaagcaggggGCTCGAGGAAAAGCAGAGGAGGGAGCACAAGGCCCAAAGACAGGCCAGTGAAACCTCAGAACTCTGAAGAGGAAAAAGCAGGTTCAG ACCTACGTGTATCAGGGTACCTGAATCTGGCTGCTGACCTGGCACACAACTTCACAGATGGTCTGGCCATTGGTGCTTCATTTCGAGGGGGTCGGGGACTGGGGATCCTGACCACAATGACTGTTCTGCTACATGAAGTGCCCCACGAAGTCGGAGACTTTGCCATCTTGGTCCAGTCTGGCTGCAGCAAAAAGCAG GCGATGCGTCTACAACTACTGACGGCAATAGGGGCACTGGCAGGCACAGCCTGTGCCCTCCTAACTGAAGGAGGGGCAGTGGGCAGTGAAGTTGCAGGTGGCACAGGTCCTGGCTGGGTTCTGCCATTCACTGCAGGTGGCTTTATCTACGTAGCAACGGTGTCAGTGCTGCCTGAGCTGTTGAGGGAGGCATCACCATTGCAATCACTTCTGGAGGTGCTGGGGCTGCTAGGGGGAGTTGTCATGATGGTGCTGATTGCCCACCTTGAGTGA
- the RXRB gene encoding retinoic acid receptor RXR-beta isoform X3 — MSWAARPPFLPQRHAAGQCGPVGVRKEMHCGVASRWRRRRPWLDPAAAAAAAVAAGEQQTPEPEPGEAGRDGMGDSGRDSRSPDSSSPNPLPQGAAPPSPPGPPLPPSAAASLGGSGAPPPPPMPPPPLGSPFPVISSSMGSPGLPPPAPPGFSGPVSSPQINSTVSLPGGGSGPPEDVKPPVLGVRGLHCPPPPGGPGAGKRLCAICGDRSSGKHYGVYSCEGCKGFFKRTIRKDLTYSCRDNKDCTVDKRQRNRCQYCRYQKCLATGMKREAVQEERQRGKDKDGDGEGAGGAPEEMPVDRILEAELAVEQKSDQGVEGPGGTAGSGSSPNDPVTNICQAADKQLFTLVEWAKRIPHFSSLPLDDQVILLRAGWNELLIASFSHRSIDVRDGILLATGLHVHRNSAHSAGVGAIFDRSLSRVLTELVSKMRDMRMDKTELGCLRAIILFNPDAKGLSNPSEVEVLREKVYASLETYCKQKYPEQQGRFAKLLLRLPALRSIGLKCLEHLFFFKLIGDTPIDTFLMEMLEAPHQLA; from the exons ATGTCTTGGGCTGCTCGCCCGCCCTTCCTCCCCCAGCGGCATGCCGCAGGGCAGTGTGGGCCGGTGGGGGTGCGAAAAGAAATGCATTGTGGGGTCGCGTCCCGGTGGCGGCGGCGACGGCCCTGGCTGGATCCcgcagcagcagcggcggcggcggtggcagcCGGAGAACAACAAACCCCGGAGCCGGAGCCGGGGGAGGCTGGACGGGACGGGATGGGCGACAGCGGGCGGG ACTCCCGAAGCCCAGACAGTTCCTCTCCAAATCCCCTTCCCCAGGGGGCCGCTCCCCCTTCTCCTCCGGGGCCACCCTTACCCCCTTCAGCAGCTGCATCCCTTGGAGGCTCTGgggctccacccccacccccgatgCCACCCCCGCCACTGGGCTCCCCCTTCCCGGTCATCAGCTCTTCCATGGGGTCCCCTGGTCTGCCCCCTCCAGCTCCCCCAGGATTCTCCGGGCCTGTCAGCAGTCCCCAG ATTAACTCAACAGTGTCGCTCCCTGGGGGTGGGTCTGGCCCCCCTGAAGATGTGAAGCCACCAGTCTTAGGGGTCCGGGGCCTGCACTGTCCACCCCCTCCAGGTGGCCCTGGGGCTGGCAAACGGCTATGTGCAATCTGCGGGGACCGAAGCTCAG GCAAACACTACGGGGTTTACAGCTGTGAGGGCTGCAAAGGCTTCTTCAAGCGCACCATCCGTAAGGACCTGACCTACTCGTGCCGGGACAACAAGGACTGCACGGTGGACAAGCGCCAGCGGAACCGCTGTCAGTACTGCCGCTATCAGAAGTGCCTGGCCACCGGCATGAAGAGGGAGG CGGTTCAGGAGGAGCGTCAGCGGGGGAAGGACaaggatggggatggggagggggctgggggagccccCGAGGAGATGCCCGTGGACAGGATCCTGGAGGCAGAGCTCGCTGTGGAGCAGAAGAGTGACCAGGGCGTTGAGGGTCCTGGGGGAACCGCGGGTAGCGGCAGCAGC CCGAATGACCCTGTGACTAACATCTGCCAGGCAGCTGACAAACAGCTCTTCACACTTGTTGAGTGGGCAAAGAGGATCCCACACTTTTCCTCCTTGCCTCTGGATGACCAGGTCATACTGCTACGGGCAG gctggaACGAGCTCCTCATTGCCTCCTTCTCTCACCGATCCATCGATGTCCGAGACGGCATCCTCCTCGCCACAGGTCTTCACGTGCACCGCAACTCAGCCCATTCCGCAGGCGTGGGAGCCATCTTTGATCG GTCCCTCTCCAGGGTGCTGACAGAGCTAGTGTCCAAAATGCGTGACATGAGGATGGACAAGACAGAACTTGGCTGCCTGAGGGCAATCATTCTGTTCAATCCAG ATGCCAAGGGCCTCTCCAACCCCAGTGAGGTAGAGGTCCTGCGGGAGAAAGTGTACGCGTCCCTGGAGACCTATTGCAAACAGAAGTACCCTGAGCAGCAGGGCCG GTTTGCCAAGCTGCTCCTGCGTCTTCCTGCTCTCAGGTCCATAGGCCTTAAGTGTCTAGAGCATCTGTTTTTCTTCAAGCTCATTGGCGACACCCCCATTGACACCTTCCTCATGGAGATGCTTGAGGCTCCCCACCAGCTGGCCTGA
- the RXRB gene encoding retinoic acid receptor RXR-beta isoform X1, whose protein sequence is MSWAARPPFLPQRHAAGQCGPVGVRKEMHCGVASRWRRRRPWLDPAAAAAAAVAAGEQQTPEPEPGEAGRDGMGDSGRDSRSPDSSSPNPLPQGAAPPSPPGPPLPPSAAASLGGSGAPPPPPMPPPPLGSPFPVISSSMGSPGLPPPAPPGFSGPVSSPQINSTVSLPGGGSGPPEDVKPPVLGVRGLHCPPPPGGPGAGKRLCAICGDRSSGKHYGVYSCEGCKGFFKRTIRKDLTYSCRDNKDCTVDKRQRNRCQYCRYQKCLATGMKREAVQEERQRGKDKDGDGEGAGGAPEEMPVDRILEAELAVEQKSDQGVEGPGGTAGSGSSPNDPVTNICQAADKQLFTLVEWAKRIPHFSSLPLDDQVILLRAGWNELLIASFSHRSIDVRDGILLATGLHVHRNSAHSAGVGAIFDRVLTELVSKMRDMRMDKTELGCLRAIILFNPDAKGLSNPSEVEVLREKVYASLETYCKQKYPEQQGRFAKLLLRLPALRSIGLKCLEHLFFFKLIGDTPIDTFLMEMLEAPHQLA, encoded by the exons ATGTCTTGGGCTGCTCGCCCGCCCTTCCTCCCCCAGCGGCATGCCGCAGGGCAGTGTGGGCCGGTGGGGGTGCGAAAAGAAATGCATTGTGGGGTCGCGTCCCGGTGGCGGCGGCGACGGCCCTGGCTGGATCCcgcagcagcagcggcggcggcggtggcagcCGGAGAACAACAAACCCCGGAGCCGGAGCCGGGGGAGGCTGGACGGGACGGGATGGGCGACAGCGGGCGGG ACTCCCGAAGCCCAGACAGTTCCTCTCCAAATCCCCTTCCCCAGGGGGCCGCTCCCCCTTCTCCTCCGGGGCCACCCTTACCCCCTTCAGCAGCTGCATCCCTTGGAGGCTCTGgggctccacccccacccccgatgCCACCCCCGCCACTGGGCTCCCCCTTCCCGGTCATCAGCTCTTCCATGGGGTCCCCTGGTCTGCCCCCTCCAGCTCCCCCAGGATTCTCCGGGCCTGTCAGCAGTCCCCAG ATTAACTCAACAGTGTCGCTCCCTGGGGGTGGGTCTGGCCCCCCTGAAGATGTGAAGCCACCAGTCTTAGGGGTCCGGGGCCTGCACTGTCCACCCCCTCCAGGTGGCCCTGGGGCTGGCAAACGGCTATGTGCAATCTGCGGGGACCGAAGCTCAG GCAAACACTACGGGGTTTACAGCTGTGAGGGCTGCAAAGGCTTCTTCAAGCGCACCATCCGTAAGGACCTGACCTACTCGTGCCGGGACAACAAGGACTGCACGGTGGACAAGCGCCAGCGGAACCGCTGTCAGTACTGCCGCTATCAGAAGTGCCTGGCCACCGGCATGAAGAGGGAGG CGGTTCAGGAGGAGCGTCAGCGGGGGAAGGACaaggatggggatggggagggggctgggggagccccCGAGGAGATGCCCGTGGACAGGATCCTGGAGGCAGAGCTCGCTGTGGAGCAGAAGAGTGACCAGGGCGTTGAGGGTCCTGGGGGAACCGCGGGTAGCGGCAGCAGC CCGAATGACCCTGTGACTAACATCTGCCAGGCAGCTGACAAACAGCTCTTCACACTTGTTGAGTGGGCAAAGAGGATCCCACACTTTTCCTCCTTGCCTCTGGATGACCAGGTCATACTGCTACGGGCAG gctggaACGAGCTCCTCATTGCCTCCTTCTCTCACCGATCCATCGATGTCCGAGACGGCATCCTCCTCGCCACAGGTCTTCACGTGCACCGCAACTCAGCCCATTCCGCAGGCGTGGGAGCCATCTTTGATCG GGTGCTGACAGAGCTAGTGTCCAAAATGCGTGACATGAGGATGGACAAGACAGAACTTGGCTGCCTGAGGGCAATCATTCTGTTCAATCCAG ATGCCAAGGGCCTCTCCAACCCCAGTGAGGTAGAGGTCCTGCGGGAGAAAGTGTACGCGTCCCTGGAGACCTATTGCAAACAGAAGTACCCTGAGCAGCAGGGCCG GTTTGCCAAGCTGCTCCTGCGTCTTCCTGCTCTCAGGTCCATAGGCCTTAAGTGTCTAGAGCATCTGTTTTTCTTCAAGCTCATTGGCGACACCCCCATTGACACCTTCCTCATGGAGATGCTTGAGGCTCCCCACCAGCTGGCCTGA
- the RXRB gene encoding retinoic acid receptor RXR-beta isoform X2 has product MSWAARPPFLPQRHAAGQCGPVGVRKEMHCGVASRWRRRRPWLDPAAAAAAAVAAGEQQTPEPEPGEAGRDGMGDSGRDSRSPDSSSPNPLPQGAAPPSPPGPPLPPSAAASLGGSGAPPPPPMPPPPLGSPFPVISSSMGSPGLPPPAPPGFSGPVSSPQINSTVSLPGGGSGPPEDVKPPVLGVRGLHCPPPPGGPGAGKRLCAICGDRSSGKHYGVYSCEGCKGFFKRTIRKDLTYSCRDNKDCTVDKRQRNRCQYCRYQKCLATGMKREAVQEERQRGKDKDGDGEGAGGAPEEMPVDRILEAELAVEQKSDQGVEGPGGTAGSGSSPNDPVTNICQAADKQLFTLVEWAKRIPHFSSLPLDDQVILLRAGWNELLIASFSHRSIDVRDGILLATGLHVHRNSAHSAGVGAIFDRSLSRVLTELVSKMRDMRMDKTELGCLRAIILFNPGKRRITPVSQDQGSLGASSSSETPKLPSYPPQPRNLTADKEESTSADNIPFAAPSLKPIVPCFPCQASGEGRVGGAQKGHRVGHTSTFVLI; this is encoded by the exons ATGTCTTGGGCTGCTCGCCCGCCCTTCCTCCCCCAGCGGCATGCCGCAGGGCAGTGTGGGCCGGTGGGGGTGCGAAAAGAAATGCATTGTGGGGTCGCGTCCCGGTGGCGGCGGCGACGGCCCTGGCTGGATCCcgcagcagcagcggcggcggcggtggcagcCGGAGAACAACAAACCCCGGAGCCGGAGCCGGGGGAGGCTGGACGGGACGGGATGGGCGACAGCGGGCGGG ACTCCCGAAGCCCAGACAGTTCCTCTCCAAATCCCCTTCCCCAGGGGGCCGCTCCCCCTTCTCCTCCGGGGCCACCCTTACCCCCTTCAGCAGCTGCATCCCTTGGAGGCTCTGgggctccacccccacccccgatgCCACCCCCGCCACTGGGCTCCCCCTTCCCGGTCATCAGCTCTTCCATGGGGTCCCCTGGTCTGCCCCCTCCAGCTCCCCCAGGATTCTCCGGGCCTGTCAGCAGTCCCCAG ATTAACTCAACAGTGTCGCTCCCTGGGGGTGGGTCTGGCCCCCCTGAAGATGTGAAGCCACCAGTCTTAGGGGTCCGGGGCCTGCACTGTCCACCCCCTCCAGGTGGCCCTGGGGCTGGCAAACGGCTATGTGCAATCTGCGGGGACCGAAGCTCAG GCAAACACTACGGGGTTTACAGCTGTGAGGGCTGCAAAGGCTTCTTCAAGCGCACCATCCGTAAGGACCTGACCTACTCGTGCCGGGACAACAAGGACTGCACGGTGGACAAGCGCCAGCGGAACCGCTGTCAGTACTGCCGCTATCAGAAGTGCCTGGCCACCGGCATGAAGAGGGAGG CGGTTCAGGAGGAGCGTCAGCGGGGGAAGGACaaggatggggatggggagggggctgggggagccccCGAGGAGATGCCCGTGGACAGGATCCTGGAGGCAGAGCTCGCTGTGGAGCAGAAGAGTGACCAGGGCGTTGAGGGTCCTGGGGGAACCGCGGGTAGCGGCAGCAGC CCGAATGACCCTGTGACTAACATCTGCCAGGCAGCTGACAAACAGCTCTTCACACTTGTTGAGTGGGCAAAGAGGATCCCACACTTTTCCTCCTTGCCTCTGGATGACCAGGTCATACTGCTACGGGCAG gctggaACGAGCTCCTCATTGCCTCCTTCTCTCACCGATCCATCGATGTCCGAGACGGCATCCTCCTCGCCACAGGTCTTCACGTGCACCGCAACTCAGCCCATTCCGCAGGCGTGGGAGCCATCTTTGATCG GTCCCTCTCCAGGGTGCTGACAGAGCTAGTGTCCAAAATGCGTGACATGAGGATGGACAAGACAGAACTTGGCTGCCTGAGGGCAATCATTCTGTTCAATCCAGGTAAGAGGAGGATTACCCCCGTCTCTCAAGACCAAGGCAGCCTTGGAGCCTCCTCTTCTTCGGAGACTCCTAAGTTACCCAGCTATCCCCCTCAACCTAGAAATCTCACAGCTGACAAAGAAGAATCCACATCTGCTGATAACATTCCCTTTGCAGCCCCATCCCTCAAACCCATTGTGCCCTGCTTCCCTTGCCAGGCGTCTGGTGAAGGGCGTGTAGGTGGGGCCCAAAAGGGACATCGTGTGGGCCACACCTCCACATTTGTCCTGATTTGA
- the RXRB gene encoding retinoic acid receptor RXR-beta isoform X4: MPPPPLGSPFPVISSSMGSPGLPPPAPPGFSGPVSSPQINSTVSLPGGGSGPPEDVKPPVLGVRGLHCPPPPGGPGAGKRLCAICGDRSSGKHYGVYSCEGCKGFFKRTIRKDLTYSCRDNKDCTVDKRQRNRCQYCRYQKCLATGMKREAVQEERQRGKDKDGDGEGAGGAPEEMPVDRILEAELAVEQKSDQGVEGPGGTAGSGSSPNDPVTNICQAADKQLFTLVEWAKRIPHFSSLPLDDQVILLRAGWNELLIASFSHRSIDVRDGILLATGLHVHRNSAHSAGVGAIFDRSLSRVLTELVSKMRDMRMDKTELGCLRAIILFNPDAKGLSNPSEVEVLREKVYASLETYCKQKYPEQQGRFAKLLLRLPALRSIGLKCLEHLFFFKLIGDTPIDTFLMEMLEAPHQLA, from the exons atgCCACCCCCGCCACTGGGCTCCCCCTTCCCGGTCATCAGCTCTTCCATGGGGTCCCCTGGTCTGCCCCCTCCAGCTCCCCCAGGATTCTCCGGGCCTGTCAGCAGTCCCCAG ATTAACTCAACAGTGTCGCTCCCTGGGGGTGGGTCTGGCCCCCCTGAAGATGTGAAGCCACCAGTCTTAGGGGTCCGGGGCCTGCACTGTCCACCCCCTCCAGGTGGCCCTGGGGCTGGCAAACGGCTATGTGCAATCTGCGGGGACCGAAGCTCAG GCAAACACTACGGGGTTTACAGCTGTGAGGGCTGCAAAGGCTTCTTCAAGCGCACCATCCGTAAGGACCTGACCTACTCGTGCCGGGACAACAAGGACTGCACGGTGGACAAGCGCCAGCGGAACCGCTGTCAGTACTGCCGCTATCAGAAGTGCCTGGCCACCGGCATGAAGAGGGAGG CGGTTCAGGAGGAGCGTCAGCGGGGGAAGGACaaggatggggatggggagggggctgggggagccccCGAGGAGATGCCCGTGGACAGGATCCTGGAGGCAGAGCTCGCTGTGGAGCAGAAGAGTGACCAGGGCGTTGAGGGTCCTGGGGGAACCGCGGGTAGCGGCAGCAGC CCGAATGACCCTGTGACTAACATCTGCCAGGCAGCTGACAAACAGCTCTTCACACTTGTTGAGTGGGCAAAGAGGATCCCACACTTTTCCTCCTTGCCTCTGGATGACCAGGTCATACTGCTACGGGCAG gctggaACGAGCTCCTCATTGCCTCCTTCTCTCACCGATCCATCGATGTCCGAGACGGCATCCTCCTCGCCACAGGTCTTCACGTGCACCGCAACTCAGCCCATTCCGCAGGCGTGGGAGCCATCTTTGATCG GTCCCTCTCCAGGGTGCTGACAGAGCTAGTGTCCAAAATGCGTGACATGAGGATGGACAAGACAGAACTTGGCTGCCTGAGGGCAATCATTCTGTTCAATCCAG ATGCCAAGGGCCTCTCCAACCCCAGTGAGGTAGAGGTCCTGCGGGAGAAAGTGTACGCGTCCCTGGAGACCTATTGCAAACAGAAGTACCCTGAGCAGCAGGGCCG GTTTGCCAAGCTGCTCCTGCGTCTTCCTGCTCTCAGGTCCATAGGCCTTAAGTGTCTAGAGCATCTGTTTTTCTTCAAGCTCATTGGCGACACCCCCATTGACACCTTCCTCATGGAGATGCTTGAGGCTCCCCACCAGCTGGCCTGA